In a single window of the Streptomyces sp. NBC_00353 genome:
- a CDS encoding ABC transporter ATP-binding protein, translating to MTHIDSATAGPVSDAVRRDGLDARLVVERSSFRLDVALTAAPGDVVALLGPNGAGKTTALRALAGLTPLTGGHLRLDGASLDRTPPESRPVGVVFQDYLLFPHLSALDNVAFGPRCQGASKAEARAQAAQWLDRMGLADHAGARPRRLSGGQAQRVALARALATHPRLLLLDEPLAALDARTRLDVRAQLRRHLTEFEAVAVLVTHDPLDAMVLADRLVVIEHGRIVQEGAPSDIARHPRTDYIAQLVGLNLYRGRAEGHTVRLDAGPAITTTEDLTGPAFVAFPPGAVTLYRDRPTGSSARNLWRCEVAGLETHGDQIRADLTGELPLAADLTTVAAAELDLHPGATVWATVKAAQTHAYPA from the coding sequence ATGACCCACATCGACAGCGCCACCGCCGGCCCCGTCTCCGACGCCGTACGCCGAGACGGCCTCGACGCCCGTCTCGTCGTGGAGCGCAGTTCCTTCCGACTCGACGTGGCGTTGACCGCCGCGCCCGGTGACGTCGTCGCGCTGCTCGGGCCCAACGGTGCCGGGAAGACCACCGCGCTGCGCGCGCTGGCCGGGCTCACCCCGCTCACCGGCGGTCATCTGCGCCTCGACGGGGCCTCGTTGGACCGTACGCCGCCCGAGTCCCGTCCGGTCGGCGTGGTCTTCCAGGACTATCTGCTCTTCCCGCACCTTTCCGCCCTGGACAACGTCGCCTTCGGCCCCCGTTGCCAGGGCGCGTCCAAGGCCGAGGCCCGCGCGCAGGCCGCGCAGTGGCTGGACCGCATGGGCCTCGCCGACCATGCCGGCGCCAGACCCCGCCGCCTCTCCGGCGGCCAGGCCCAGCGCGTCGCCCTGGCTCGCGCTCTGGCCACCCACCCCCGGCTGCTGCTGCTCGACGAACCACTCGCCGCACTGGACGCCCGGACCCGTCTGGATGTGCGCGCTCAACTGCGACGCCACCTCACCGAGTTCGAGGCAGTCGCCGTGCTGGTCACGCATGACCCGCTGGATGCCATGGTCCTCGCCGACCGGCTCGTCGTCATCGAGCACGGCCGCATCGTCCAGGAGGGCGCTCCCTCCGACATCGCCCGTCATCCGCGTACGGACTACATCGCCCAGCTGGTCGGCCTGAACCTCTACAGGGGGCGGGCCGAGGGCCACACCGTACGACTCGACGCGGGACCCGCGATCACCACCACCGAGGACCTCACCGGCCCCGCCTTCGTCGCCTTCCCGCCGGGTGCCGTGACCCTGTACCGCGACCGCCCCACCGGCTCCAGCGCGCGCAACCTGTGGCGGTGCGAGGTGGCCGGCCTGGAAACCCACGGCGATCAGATCCGCGCGGACCTCACCGGCGAACTCCCCCTCGCCGCCGACCTGACCACGGTCGCCGCGGCCGAGCTCGACCTCCACCCGGGCGCCACGGTCTGGGCAACGGTCAAAGCGGCCCAGACGCACGCCTACCCCGCCTGA
- the modB gene encoding molybdate ABC transporter permease subunit produces MTSFDKSDAAVEPVPGGPRRGRVRRRRAGVPLPLLVPALIGLAFLLLPLVALLVRAPWRSLPDQLTSAEVWQSLQLSLVCATAATAVSLVIGVPLAWLLARTDFPGRGLVRALVTLPLVLPPVVGGVALLMALGRNGVVGQWLDSWFGITLPFTTAGVVVAEAFVAMPFLVISVEGTLRAADPRYEEAATTLGASRFTAFRRVTLPLIAPGIAAGSVLAWARALGEFGATITFAGNFPGRTQTMPLAVYLALQSDPAAAIALSLVLLAVSIAVLAGLRDRWMTAS; encoded by the coding sequence GTGACCTCGTTCGACAAGTCCGACGCCGCGGTCGAGCCCGTCCCGGGCGGGCCGCGGCGCGGGCGCGTCCGGCGCCGCCGCGCGGGGGTTCCGCTCCCGCTGCTGGTGCCCGCACTGATCGGCCTGGCGTTCCTGCTGCTGCCCCTGGTCGCACTGCTCGTACGGGCGCCGTGGCGCAGCCTGCCCGACCAGCTGACCAGTGCGGAGGTCTGGCAGTCGCTGCAGCTGTCCCTGGTCTGCGCCACCGCGGCAACAGCGGTGAGCCTGGTCATCGGTGTGCCGCTGGCCTGGTTGCTGGCACGTACGGACTTCCCCGGACGCGGCCTCGTACGCGCCCTGGTGACCCTGCCGCTCGTCCTGCCCCCGGTGGTGGGCGGTGTGGCACTGCTGATGGCTCTCGGCCGCAACGGCGTCGTGGGCCAGTGGCTGGACTCGTGGTTCGGGATCACTCTGCCGTTCACCACGGCCGGGGTCGTGGTCGCGGAGGCGTTCGTCGCGATGCCGTTCCTCGTCATCAGCGTGGAGGGCACACTGCGGGCGGCCGACCCTCGCTACGAGGAGGCCGCCACGACCCTGGGCGCTTCCCGCTTCACCGCGTTCCGCCGGGTCACCCTGCCGCTGATCGCCCCCGGCATCGCGGCCGGCTCCGTGCTGGCATGGGCGCGCGCGCTGGGCGAGTTCGGCGCGACGATCACCTTCGCCGGCAACTTCCCGGGCCGTACACAGACGATGCCGCTGGCCGTCTACCTGGCGTTGCAGAGCGACCCGGCCGCGGCGATCGCGCTCAGTCTGGTGCTGCTGGCCGTGTCGATCGCGGTGCTGGCCGGCCTGCGGGACCGTTGGATGACGGCGTCATGA
- the modA gene encoding molybdate ABC transporter substrate-binding protein, which yields MTRSARRTRRTLQVAVAGTAALLALSACSSSDDSSAKSDSSASAPTDSSKKLSGTVTVFAAASLKESFTTLGEEFEKDHPGTKVTFNFGGSDTLAAGITGGAPADVFAAASPKTMAIVTDAKDASGTPSTFVRNQLEIATLPGNPDKVSSLKDLTKAGLKVVLCDKTVPCGAAAQKALDASKLKLTPVSYEQDVKSALTKVELKEADAAVVYKTDVKAAGDKVEGVEFPESADAVNDYPIALLKDAPNADAAKAFIELVQSAEGQKVLTEAGFLKP from the coding sequence ATGACCCGTTCCGCACGCCGGACCCGCCGGACCCTGCAGGTGGCCGTTGCAGGTACCGCTGCGCTGCTGGCACTGAGCGCCTGCTCCTCGTCCGACGACTCGTCGGCCAAGTCGGACTCGTCCGCCTCGGCGCCCACGGACTCGTCGAAGAAGCTGTCCGGCACGGTGACGGTGTTCGCCGCCGCCTCGCTCAAGGAGAGCTTCACGACCCTCGGCGAGGAGTTCGAGAAGGACCACCCCGGCACGAAGGTCACCTTCAACTTCGGCGGCAGCGACACCCTCGCCGCCGGCATCACGGGTGGCGCCCCGGCCGACGTCTTCGCCGCCGCCAGCCCCAAGACCATGGCGATCGTCACCGACGCGAAGGACGCGTCCGGCACCCCGTCCACCTTCGTACGCAACCAGCTGGAGATCGCCACCCTGCCGGGCAACCCCGACAAGGTCTCCTCCCTCAAGGACCTCACCAAGGCCGGTCTCAAGGTCGTCCTGTGCGACAAGACCGTGCCGTGCGGCGCCGCCGCGCAGAAGGCCCTCGACGCCAGCAAGCTGAAGCTCACCCCCGTCTCGTACGAGCAGGACGTCAAGAGCGCCCTGACCAAGGTCGAGCTGAAGGAGGCCGACGCCGCGGTCGTCTACAAGACCGACGTGAAGGCAGCGGGTGACAAGGTGGAGGGCGTGGAGTTCCCCGAGTCGGCCGACGCCGTCAACGACTACCCGATCGCCCTGCTCAAGGACGCGCCCAACGCCGACGCGGCAAAGGCATTCATCGAACTGGTGCAGTCCGCCGAGGGCCAGAAGGTCCTGACCGAGGCCGGGTTCCTCAAGCCGTGA
- a CDS encoding molybdopterin-dependent oxidoreductase, translating to MTERVADPVAELALTGDLARPARLTVSDLLAWPQHRVRVSFECATSGIQHHGFTGPLLHDVLSAAGPAFDPARRKDRLRFLIAVTGADGHHALLSWAEIDPDFGRAAVLLAVSIDDAPLDRAGPQLVLPQDRCGARHISGINAIRVDGGYTSWT from the coding sequence TTGACGGAACGGGTTGCCGATCCGGTGGCGGAGCTCGCCCTGACCGGGGACCTCGCGCGCCCGGCCCGGCTGACCGTGTCCGACCTGCTCGCCTGGCCCCAGCATCGCGTGAGGGTCAGCTTCGAGTGCGCGACCAGCGGCATCCAGCACCACGGCTTCACGGGACCGCTGCTGCACGACGTCCTGTCCGCCGCCGGTCCCGCCTTCGACCCGGCTCGGCGCAAGGACCGCCTTCGCTTCCTGATCGCCGTGACGGGCGCGGACGGCCACCACGCCCTGCTCTCCTGGGCGGAGATCGACCCGGACTTCGGCCGTGCCGCCGTCCTGCTCGCGGTCAGCATCGACGACGCCCCGCTCGACCGTGCCGGACCTCAGCTCGTGCTGCCTCAGGACCGCTGCGGGGCCCGGCACATCAGCGGCATCAACGCGATACGCGTGGACGGTGGTTACACCTCGTGGACGTGA
- a CDS encoding TOBE domain-containing protein, producing MQSYTIGQAARLLGVSPDTARRWADAGRVATHRDEGGRRLIDGKDLAAFSVELAKTGSGEEDASYTSVRNAFPGIVTAVKLGDIAAQVEIQAGPHRLVSLLTREAVEELGLEVGMEATARVKSTNVHIDRA from the coding sequence ATGCAGTCCTACACAATCGGCCAGGCCGCCCGGCTGCTGGGCGTGAGTCCCGACACCGCACGGCGGTGGGCGGACGCCGGCCGGGTGGCGACCCACCGGGACGAGGGTGGGCGGCGGCTCATCGACGGCAAGGATCTGGCCGCCTTCTCCGTGGAACTCGCCAAGACCGGGAGTGGCGAGGAGGACGCCTCGTACACCTCGGTCCGCAACGCCTTCCCCGGCATCGTCACCGCGGTGAAGCTCGGCGATATCGCGGCCCAGGTGGAGATCCAGGCCGGTCCGCACCGACTGGTCTCGCTGCTGACCCGGGAGGCCGTGGAGGAGCTGGGCCTGGAGGTCGGTATGGAGGCCACCGCCCGTGTGAAGTCGACGAACGTGCACATCGACCGCGCCTGA
- the panD gene encoding aspartate 1-decarboxylase, with protein MLTMFKSKIHRATVTEADLHYVGSVTIDLDLLEAADLLPGEKVAIVDVTNGARLETYTIPGERGSGVIGINGAAAHLVSPGDLVIIIAYGLYTREEALALRPSVVHVDESNRVVHLGTDPTEALVPGLTTSPSVARTAPGAR; from the coding sequence ATGCTCACCATGTTTAAGTCCAAGATCCACCGCGCCACCGTCACCGAGGCCGACCTGCACTACGTCGGCTCCGTCACCATCGACCTCGACCTGCTCGAAGCGGCGGACCTGCTGCCCGGCGAGAAGGTGGCGATCGTCGACGTGACCAACGGCGCCCGCCTGGAGACGTACACCATCCCTGGCGAACGGGGCTCCGGCGTGATCGGCATCAACGGCGCCGCCGCCCACCTGGTCTCCCCCGGCGACCTGGTGATCATCATCGCGTACGGCCTCTACACCCGTGAGGAGGCCCTGGCGCTGCGCCCCAGCGTGGTCCACGTGGACGAGAGCAACCGCGTGGTCCACCTCGGCACCGACCCCACGGAGGCCCTCGTCCCGGGCCTGACCACCAGCCCCTCGGTCGCCCGCACGGCGCCGGGGGCCCGATGA
- a CDS encoding MFS transporter: MRRRLMRACLTPLRLRNYRLLWSGAMLSQLGDGATWTALTWLALAHGDAAALGVLGICYTAPVIAGGFLVGPLLDRFDRRAVLVADCVLRGVAVASIPAAAAFGPVRLWQLYLVAAVYGLLKIVPLGAVPAMLPDLVPQRALAAASALESVSLGVGRILGPAVGGLLIPLVGGASVLLLDAASYLAFGLAVLAVRVPRSGPGPAHTVRSAPPGGWRPVVALLRGDGVLLAITVGFGLFNLAMGMLMVLEPWFAHDRFPGGAHTLGLILALSGGANLAGSLAAGAVPPSDRQMLRIGVLQAVAGASLLLLLVGDLPVVLIGLVLCNVLSTPMTVSSQVLRLSRIPAGLRGRTLTLMRTVMNATTPLGAAVAGPLLAAGAHQALIVLMTLAAALPGLWLVRAYRTTSFGAELGLVVPTPPATPVRSARDAHHV, translated from the coding sequence ATGCGCCGCCGTCTCATGAGGGCCTGTCTGACGCCGCTGCGGCTGCGGAACTACCGCCTGCTGTGGTCCGGGGCGATGCTGAGCCAGCTCGGCGACGGCGCCACCTGGACCGCTCTGACCTGGCTCGCCCTGGCGCACGGCGATGCGGCGGCCCTCGGTGTCCTCGGCATCTGTTACACGGCGCCGGTCATCGCGGGCGGCTTCCTGGTCGGACCGCTGCTCGACCGGTTCGACCGCCGTGCCGTCCTCGTCGCCGACTGCGTGCTGCGTGGCGTGGCCGTGGCGAGCATCCCGGCGGCCGCCGCGTTCGGCCCGGTCCGGCTCTGGCAGCTGTACCTGGTGGCGGCGGTGTACGGACTGCTCAAGATCGTCCCGCTGGGGGCGGTTCCGGCGATGTTGCCGGATCTCGTGCCGCAGCGCGCGCTGGCGGCCGCCTCGGCGCTGGAGTCGGTGTCGCTCGGGGTGGGCCGGATCCTGGGTCCTGCCGTCGGCGGTCTCCTCATCCCGCTGGTCGGCGGCGCGTCGGTGCTGCTCCTGGACGCGGCGAGCTATCTCGCCTTCGGCCTCGCCGTGCTCGCCGTCCGGGTGCCGCGCAGCGGCCCGGGCCCGGCGCACACCGTACGCTCCGCGCCCCCGGGCGGCTGGCGGCCGGTGGTCGCTCTGCTGCGCGGCGACGGGGTGCTCCTTGCCATCACCGTCGGCTTCGGTCTGTTCAATCTGGCCATGGGAATGCTGATGGTCCTGGAACCGTGGTTCGCCCACGACCGGTTCCCCGGCGGCGCCCACACCCTGGGCCTGATCCTCGCGCTGTCCGGCGGGGCCAACCTGGCCGGCTCCCTGGCGGCAGGCGCCGTGCCGCCGTCGGACCGTCAGATGCTGCGCATCGGAGTCCTCCAGGCGGTGGCCGGCGCCTCCCTGCTCCTGCTCCTCGTCGGTGACCTGCCTGTGGTCCTGATCGGCCTGGTTCTGTGCAACGTGCTGTCCACCCCGATGACCGTGTCGTCACAGGTGCTGCGGCTGTCCCGGATCCCGGCCGGCCTGCGGGGCCGCACCCTGACCCTGATGCGCACGGTCATGAACGCCACCACCCCGCTGGGCGCCGCCGTAGCCGGCCCGCTGCTCGCGGCAGGCGCGCATCAGGCGCTGATCGTCCTGATGACGCTCGCCGCGGCGCTGCCCGGCCTCTGGCTCGTACGGGCCTACCGCACCACGTCCTTCGGCGCCGAACTCGGCCTCGTCGTCCCCACCCCACCCGCCACACCCGTCAGGAGTGCCCGCGATGCTCACCATGTTTAA
- a CDS encoding ATP-grasp domain-containing protein has protein sequence MTHNPKPQRTAPRDPAAVPAGDPVEDTACTSRTGQRRAPGTTTHHAAVDTRPHILVVHRWRDEHALYENYIDHTTHRVTYVTTELGWSSLPPAAAGVVEVTATDDFGQVSAAAATLTALFGAPDRVVALNEGDLDTAAGLRARLGLPGQSPQDLARFRDKLVMCETVSAAGVRTPAFADAPDAAAVRAFADTHGWPVIVKPRRGTASRGVLRIDSPAGLSALDELPGEDRLVQEFCADRIYHIDGLWSGGRLGPWRASRYVNSCADFTTGAVLGSAEEDDPQLLDALGEFTASIAGALSSEPWVFHLEVFVGTGPDGRPNLHFLEAGYRVGGAEIPFVWREVHGIDLMAAAVDVQLGRRPALTEPKTWHTGGWLLVPTPVPAPCRVIAAEPLTALVDGPYAQVVPPAGYVVPRTGGYEHVGARFRFRSLCTREVESAIAKAAAEFRLECAAVS, from the coding sequence ATGACCCACAACCCGAAGCCGCAGCGGACCGCCCCACGCGATCCGGCAGCCGTCCCGGCAGGCGATCCGGTCGAGGACACCGCCTGCACGAGCCGTACGGGGCAGCGCCGCGCGCCCGGCACCACCACCCACCACGCGGCCGTCGACACCCGCCCGCACATCCTGGTCGTGCACCGCTGGCGCGACGAGCACGCCCTGTACGAGAACTACATCGACCACACCACCCACCGGGTCACCTACGTGACCACGGAGCTCGGCTGGTCCTCACTGCCGCCTGCCGCCGCCGGCGTCGTCGAGGTAACCGCCACCGACGACTTCGGCCAGGTCAGCGCCGCGGCCGCGACACTGACCGCCCTCTTCGGCGCCCCGGACCGGGTGGTCGCGCTCAACGAGGGCGACCTCGACACCGCCGCCGGGCTCCGCGCCCGTCTGGGCCTGCCCGGCCAGTCCCCGCAGGACCTGGCGAGGTTCCGGGACAAGCTGGTGATGTGCGAGACGGTCAGCGCGGCCGGTGTCCGCACGCCCGCCTTCGCCGACGCCCCGGACGCCGCCGCCGTGCGCGCCTTCGCGGATACCCACGGCTGGCCCGTCATCGTCAAACCCCGCCGCGGCACGGCCAGTCGGGGAGTGCTGCGCATCGACTCCCCCGCCGGCCTGTCCGCGCTGGACGAACTGCCCGGCGAGGACCGGCTGGTGCAGGAGTTCTGCGCCGACCGGATCTACCACATCGACGGCCTGTGGTCCGGTGGCCGGCTCGGCCCCTGGCGCGCCTCCCGCTACGTCAACTCCTGCGCCGACTTCACCACCGGGGCCGTGCTCGGCTCGGCGGAGGAGGACGACCCACAGCTCCTGGACGCACTGGGTGAGTTCACGGCGTCCATCGCGGGTGCGCTGAGCTCGGAGCCGTGGGTGTTCCACCTGGAGGTCTTCGTCGGCACCGGCCCCGACGGGCGGCCGAACCTGCACTTCCTGGAGGCCGGCTACCGGGTGGGCGGCGCCGAGATCCCCTTCGTGTGGCGCGAGGTCCACGGCATCGACCTGATGGCCGCGGCCGTCGACGTACAACTGGGCCGACGCCCCGCGCTGACCGAGCCGAAGACCTGGCACACCGGGGGCTGGCTGCTCGTGCCGACGCCGGTGCCCGCGCCCTGCCGGGTGATCGCCGCCGAGCCGCTCACCGCCCTCGTCGACGGCCCGTACGCGCAGGTCGTGCCACCGGCCGGCTATGTGGTCCCCCGGACCGGCGGTTACGAACACGTCGGAGCCCGGTTCCGGTTCCGCAGCCTGTGCACCCGCGAGGTGGAGAGCGCCATCGCGAAGGCCGCGGCGGAGTTCCGGCTGGAATGCGCCGCCGTCTCATGA
- a CDS encoding ATP-grasp domain-containing protein — MSRTHRIAVVGGRPAPIAGAKELGIDVVLVHEKGSYDPSIARHCERIVHAPINDGPAILEALRPLHEERPFDRVMTTSEPAGIAVGYVVDALELPGVSERTARILKDKARTREALEAHGLSPVRHRVLHSPGEAAEFFDSLGASRGVIKPVDGAASRLVQLVSSAHEAALAFKALEQDGASAALGEEYLEGPVVAADAFSHGGWHLVIGFSEYRMNERFVEWEVSAPSRIAEPHHDALHDLTVRLLDAVGLTEGPSYSEFVLTADGPRVLESHARLGGCGAPELARRAFGLNPARMMLTVPLGIEELPAVSPAPLGGAALRYLTPEPGTIRSITVDEDLPAVVRRIPEGETNDLYLPFFEELTPHETGAAIALNPGEAVPPLLTLAHASTGYVLSSGRDADEAVARCGRVADGIRIETEETGA, encoded by the coding sequence ATGTCACGCACCCACCGCATAGCCGTGGTCGGCGGCCGTCCCGCCCCGATCGCCGGCGCCAAGGAACTCGGCATCGACGTGGTCCTGGTCCATGAGAAGGGCAGCTACGACCCGTCCATCGCACGCCACTGCGAACGGATCGTGCACGCCCCGATCAACGACGGCCCGGCCATTCTCGAAGCGCTGCGTCCCCTCCACGAGGAGCGACCCTTCGACCGGGTGATGACGACCTCGGAGCCGGCGGGCATCGCCGTGGGGTACGTGGTCGACGCCCTGGAACTGCCCGGCGTGAGCGAGCGGACCGCCCGCATCCTCAAGGACAAGGCCCGCACCCGCGAAGCCCTGGAGGCGCACGGGCTCAGCCCGGTCCGCCACCGGGTGCTGCACAGCCCCGGGGAGGCGGCGGAGTTCTTCGACTCGCTCGGGGCCTCCCGTGGCGTGATCAAGCCCGTCGACGGCGCGGCCAGCCGGCTCGTACAGCTGGTGTCCAGTGCCCACGAGGCCGCCCTTGCCTTCAAGGCCCTGGAGCAGGACGGGGCTTCGGCCGCACTCGGCGAGGAGTACCTGGAAGGTCCGGTGGTCGCCGCCGATGCTTTCTCCCACGGCGGCTGGCACCTGGTCATCGGGTTCTCGGAGTACCGGATGAACGAACGGTTCGTGGAGTGGGAGGTCAGCGCGCCGAGCCGGATCGCCGAACCGCACCACGACGCGCTCCACGACCTCACGGTGCGGCTCCTGGACGCCGTCGGGCTGACCGAGGGCCCCTCCTACAGCGAGTTCGTCCTGACCGCCGACGGCCCCCGGGTCCTGGAATCGCACGCCCGCCTCGGCGGCTGCGGTGCCCCGGAACTGGCACGGCGGGCCTTCGGGCTGAACCCGGCCCGGATGATGCTGACCGTCCCGCTGGGCATCGAGGAGCTGCCCGCGGTCTCCCCCGCCCCGCTCGGCGGCGCCGCGCTGCGCTATCTCACCCCGGAGCCCGGCACCATCCGGTCGATCACCGTGGACGAGGACCTGCCGGCCGTGGTCAGGCGCATCCCCGAGGGCGAGACCAACGACCTCTATCTCCCCTTCTTCGAAGAGCTGACCCCGCACGAGACGGGTGCGGCCATCGCGCTGAACCCGGGCGAAGCCGTCCCGCCGCTGCTGACCCTCGCGCACGCGAGCACCGGCTATGTGCTCAGTTCCGGCCGCGACGCCGACGAGGCGGTCGCCCGGTGCGGCCGGGTCGCCGACGGCATCCGCATAGAGACCGAAGAGACAGGTGCCTGA
- a CDS encoding SGNH/GDSL hydrolase family protein — protein sequence MAEQRVTLTPQMLAYDDFDDRSQTRWLPYLMYFHRAGYRSDVINTDDFGFRYSQGPGDGSASAGSVAQTAPVRLLAGSSTAFGIGARSDAATLPSRLWSDYAPSAPWLNFAGRSYNSAQEFTLFALYRHLLPRVTDIVVFSGLNNLALSRLPKEQRGDHGGFFNCGEYYEQMEELRQRHRTPAPRFGRRDRRAAGAAASAAPSAVLPLDERIASSVELTARHLQNWKLLAADSGARVSFVLQPLAGWVRDTPAPEEKLLFDELDKRSNFWELYGDIATMEPARRYADQLRVACDKLGVPFLDLSPLLAEAAGPRDWLFVDRAHFTDLGHDIAARLVAEGLGLS from the coding sequence ATGGCGGAGCAGAGGGTGACGCTCACCCCGCAGATGTTGGCCTACGACGATTTCGACGACCGGTCCCAGACCCGGTGGCTGCCGTATCTGATGTATTTCCACCGCGCCGGCTACCGGTCCGATGTCATCAACACCGACGACTTCGGGTTCCGTTACTCCCAGGGTCCCGGCGACGGGAGCGCGTCGGCGGGCAGCGTTGCGCAGACGGCACCCGTCCGGCTGCTCGCGGGCAGCTCCACAGCTTTCGGCATCGGTGCGCGGAGCGACGCGGCGACCCTGCCCTCCCGCCTGTGGAGCGATTACGCGCCGTCGGCTCCGTGGCTCAACTTCGCGGGCCGCAGTTACAACTCGGCGCAGGAATTCACCCTGTTCGCTCTCTACCGCCATCTCCTGCCCCGGGTCACCGACATCGTGGTCTTCTCCGGCCTCAACAACCTCGCGCTCTCCCGGCTGCCGAAGGAGCAGCGCGGTGACCACGGTGGCTTCTTCAACTGCGGTGAGTACTACGAGCAGATGGAGGAGCTGCGGCAGCGGCACCGCACCCCCGCGCCCCGGTTCGGGCGGCGCGACCGGCGAGCCGCGGGCGCTGCCGCGTCGGCCGCCCCGTCGGCGGTGCTTCCGCTCGATGAACGCATAGCTTCTTCGGTGGAGCTGACGGCCCGCCATCTGCAGAACTGGAAGCTGCTCGCGGCCGACAGCGGGGCACGCGTCTCGTTCGTGCTGCAGCCGCTGGCCGGGTGGGTGCGGGATACCCCCGCACCCGAGGAGAAGCTGCTCTTCGACGAGCTGGACAAGCGGTCCAACTTCTGGGAACTGTACGGCGACATCGCCACCATGGAGCCTGCCCGCCGGTACGCGGACCAACTCCGGGTCGCCTGCGACAAGCTCGGGGTCCCCTTCCTCGACCTCAGTCCGCTGCTCGCCGAGGCCGCCGGCCCGCGCGACTGGCTCTTCGTGGACCGGGCGCACTTCACCGACCTGGGCCACGACATCGCCGCCCGCCTGGTGGCCGAGGGCCTCGGGCTCTCCTGA
- a CDS encoding SDR family oxidoreductase yields MTRTAVVTGASSGIGAAVARRLAKDGFDTVLVARRGELIQRVAEETGGRAETVDITDADAVRALAERLDSCDILVNNAGGALGADPVKGADPGHWQHMYAVNVLGTLHVTQALLPLLRRSAGTVVNVTSTAAFVNYETGGGYSAAKHAQHALTETLRLELCGEPVRVVEVAPGMVHTEEFALNRFHGDGERAAAVYAGVDRPLTAEDVAECVSFAVGLPQHVNIDQLVVRPLAQAAQHKIHRGGLFAG; encoded by the coding sequence ATGACCAGAACAGCCGTGGTGACAGGGGCGAGCAGCGGGATCGGCGCGGCCGTCGCCCGACGCCTCGCCAAGGACGGGTTCGACACCGTACTGGTGGCCCGCCGGGGCGAGTTGATCCAGCGGGTCGCCGAGGAGACGGGCGGGCGGGCCGAGACGGTCGACATCACCGACGCCGACGCCGTACGAGCCCTGGCCGAGCGCCTCGACTCCTGCGACATCCTGGTGAACAACGCGGGCGGCGCGCTCGGCGCCGACCCGGTGAAGGGCGCCGACCCCGGCCACTGGCAGCACATGTACGCGGTCAACGTGCTGGGCACCCTCCACGTTACCCAGGCCCTGCTCCCGCTGCTGAGGCGCAGCGCGGGCACCGTCGTCAACGTGACCTCGACGGCCGCGTTCGTCAACTACGAGACAGGCGGCGGATACAGCGCCGCCAAGCATGCGCAGCACGCCCTGACCGAGACGCTGCGGCTCGAACTCTGCGGCGAGCCCGTCCGGGTCGTCGAGGTGGCACCCGGGATGGTGCACACCGAGGAATTCGCCCTGAACCGCTTCCACGGTGACGGGGAGCGGGCCGCCGCCGTGTACGCAGGGGTCGACCGGCCGCTGACCGCCGAGGACGTCGCCGAATGCGTCTCCTTCGCGGTCGGCCTGCCGCAGCACGTCAACATCGATCAGCTGGTGGTGCGCCCGCTCGCCCAGGCGGCCCAGCACAAGATCCACCGAGGCGGCCTCTTCGCCGGCTGA